One uncultured Alphaproteobacteria bacterium genomic region harbors:
- a CDS encoding Phage-related DNA transposition protein(B), whose protein sequence is MVRPGDTSTLDLFAGLEPSGEPMVKRFEEVVTRAATLRATIARAVSAAMKEYGKPRAEIAAEMAASLGEDVTENMLNAYASEAREGHTIPYVRLLALVLITGDARLLQLGAEMINHVVADARYLSWIKVGMEADRREQITKAAAEADKDFELSLRAARKGVR, encoded by the coding sequence ATGGTCCGCCCCGGCGACACCTCCACGCTCGACCTGTTCGCGGGGCTGGAACCGTCCGGCGAGCCGATGGTGAAGCGGTTCGAGGAAGTCGTCACCCGCGCGGCCACCCTGCGGGCGACGATCGCCCGCGCGGTCTCGGCCGCGATGAAGGAATACGGCAAGCCTCGCGCTGAGATCGCCGCCGAGATGGCGGCGTCCCTCGGCGAGGACGTGACCGAGAACATGCTCAACGCCTACGCCAGCGAAGCTCGCGAAGGCCACACCATCCCTTACGTCCGTCTGCTCGCGCTGGTGCTGATCACCGGCGACGCCCGGCTGCTGCAGCTCGGCGCCGAGATGATCAATCACGTGGTGGCGGACGCCCGGTACCTGAGCTGGATCAAGGTCGGCATGGAAGCCGATCGACGCGAGCAGATCACGAAGGCGGCGGCCGAAGCGGACAAGGATTTCGAGCTGTCGCTGCGCGCGGCACGGAAGGGGGTTCGATGA
- a CDS encoding hypothetical protein (Evidence 5 : No homology to any previously reported sequences), producing MQVDTPLSGPGLRLHLVELFAKENDLHAVIAMAREAEAFILGSAASARIPEISAEALAAGILAESERAAKLEAEISGPFADNDPPPTAEEPPHRTRVSWTPALVDQLERLIAAGLSYKTVAEKLGIDVDPGAVAAQVSLRKLNKKYPRSRRGALLFEPYPLDAPWPRPASSPIVIVAPADRKKQGMDTFNSRVKALAAGAASGWDTDINVDEFKAHLNAGETFVDLAERYRAPSWQSVRAFALAHNLLSKSASGSWVRPGNLAAVSGPTGQERMRKCLRCGSEFLSEGPGNRICPDCKPAVNAAYEPVSAKVGP from the coding sequence ATGCAGGTTGATACCCCTCTCTCCGGCCCGGGCCTGCGCCTGCATCTCGTCGAGCTGTTCGCGAAGGAGAACGATCTCCACGCCGTGATCGCAATGGCGCGCGAGGCCGAAGCGTTCATCCTCGGCTCGGCCGCCTCGGCGCGGATTCCCGAGATCTCGGCCGAGGCGCTCGCGGCCGGGATCCTCGCGGAATCGGAACGGGCGGCCAAGTTGGAGGCGGAGATCTCCGGCCCGTTCGCCGACAACGATCCACCGCCAACGGCCGAAGAACCGCCGCATCGCACCCGAGTATCGTGGACCCCCGCTCTGGTCGATCAACTGGAGCGCCTGATCGCTGCCGGACTGTCATACAAAACCGTTGCCGAAAAACTGGGTATCGACGTGGATCCCGGCGCGGTTGCCGCTCAGGTAAGCCTGCGCAAGCTGAACAAGAAGTATCCGCGTAGTCGACGCGGCGCGCTGTTGTTCGAACCCTATCCGCTGGACGCCCCGTGGCCGCGCCCTGCCTCGTCTCCCATCGTAATCGTTGCCCCCGCCGACCGGAAAAAGCAGGGCATGGATACGTTCAATTCACGGGTTAAGGCTCTGGCCGCCGGGGCGGCCTCCGGCTGGGATACAGACATCAACGTCGATGAATTCAAGGCCCATCTCAACGCGGGAGAGACCTTCGTCGACCTAGCCGAACGCTATCGTGCCCCGAGCTGGCAGTCGGTCCGGGCGTTCGCCCTTGCACACAATCTGCTCTCCAAGTCAGCCTCCGGTTCCTGGGTTCGCCCCGGCAACCTTGCGGCTGTTTCTGGTCCCACTGGTCAGGAGCGGATGCGGAAGTGCCTGCGGTGCGGGAGCGAGTTCCTCTCCGAAGGCCCCGGCAACCGCATCTGCCCAGATTGCAAACCTGCGGTGAATGCAGCCTACGAGCCTGTGTCCGCGAAGGTAGGGCCGTGA